The genomic DNA CGAATAACCCGAAATGATGAAATTTCTGGAGGGAAAGAATCATCCAAAAACAGAGAAAAAATCTCGTTTTTAGATTTATCATCGTCATTTGAGATCATGCTTATTCCTCCATCTTTTATTATATTTTTATTTATTAAAATCCAAAAATAATAGGTTTAGGTTACTCCATGTCCTTTCTGGAATCAGAAAGTTTTTGAAAGAAACCTACCTTTTTACTTATTGGTACTTGCGTTAAATTAATAGAAGGGTGCAATTCTCTTGCTTCTTCAATGCTTATTTTTTTAATCTCAGACACTCGATCATCCTTTCCAAATGAAATTTTTAGAATCATTCGTTCAACAACTTTTTCTTTTAAAAAGTTGAGAGGTAGGAGTCGTTCTTTTTTCTGTGATACGTAGTAGAATGTTTGAGGCTCATCTTTTTGTTCAATAGAA from Candidatus Liberibacter americanus str. Sao Paulo includes the following:
- the bamE gene encoding outer membrane protein assembly factor BamE domain-containing protein translates to MKDNFFNFWVSFLRSLKSTSVIVIILYAILCANFLSSCYYISGNRRASGLLIDEKRVMLISIGSSRTHVFKTLGRPSFVSIEQKDEPQTFYYVSQKKERLLPLNFLKEKVVERMILKISFGKDDRVSEIKKISIEEARELHPSINLTQVPISKKVGFFQKLSDSRKDME